From one Formosa sediminum genomic stretch:
- a CDS encoding CidA/LrgA family protein: MKQVVIIMGCLLFGEFVVYLTGIKMPSSIIGMLLLTVSLEMGWVKLDWVKGLSNFLTKNMAFFFVPPGVAIMLYLDLIQASFWPIIIASTFGTIIVFACTGWTHQLFMKHKNTFKKNKTS; the protein is encoded by the coding sequence ATGAAACAAGTAGTTATAATAATGGGGTGTTTACTATTTGGTGAATTTGTAGTATATCTCACCGGAATTAAAATGCCTTCCAGTATCATAGGTATGCTGCTTTTAACGGTGTCTTTAGAAATGGGATGGGTTAAATTAGATTGGGTTAAAGGGTTAAGTAATTTTTTAACTAAAAACATGGCCTTCTTTTTTGTGCCTCCTGGAGTGGCAATAATGTTATACTTGGATCTTATTCAGGCTTCATTTTGGCCTATAATAATAGCGTCTACTTTCGGAACCATAATTGTATTTGCCTGTACAGGGTGGACACACCAATTGTTTATGAAGCACAAAAATACATTTAAAAAAAACAAGACGTCTTAA
- a CDS encoding LrgB family protein produces MTTILHSEIFILTLTFIAYFLAQSIQRKTKMLFLNPVLIAIILIIGFLTVFKIDFESYKAGSRMIEFLLKPAIVALGVPLYQQLGKIKKQAIPIIISQLVGCIAGVVSVVLIAKFMGAPKEIIFSIAPKSVTTPIAMEVSKTLGGIPPLTASVVILFGILGSIFGYEIMKISRIKSSIAQGISMGTAAHVLGASKSMEISGNFGALSSIGLIINGVLTALLAPYIISFLSLWIEF; encoded by the coding sequence ATGACTACTATACTACATTCAGAAATTTTTATTCTCACCTTAACGTTTATTGCATATTTTTTAGCACAAAGTATTCAACGTAAAACAAAAATGCTTTTTCTTAATCCTGTTCTAATTGCTATAATTTTAATTATTGGGTTTTTAACAGTATTTAAAATAGATTTTGAGTCTTATAAAGCGGGAAGTCGTATGATAGAGTTTTTATTGAAACCTGCCATTGTTGCATTAGGTGTACCTTTATATCAGCAATTGGGTAAAATAAAAAAACAAGCCATTCCAATAATAATATCTCAATTAGTGGGGTGTATTGCGGGAGTAGTTTCGGTGGTTTTAATTGCTAAATTTATGGGAGCACCAAAAGAAATTATTTTTTCTATTGCCCCAAAATCGGTAACGACACCTATTGCAATGGAAGTCTCTAAAACCTTAGGAGGTATACCGCCTCTAACAGCATCTGTTGTTATTTTATTTGGTATATTAGGATCTATTTTTGGTTACGAAATCATGAAAATTTCGCGAATAAAAAGTTCTATCGCTCAAGGTATTTCTATGGGTACTGCGGCTCACGTTTTAGGCGCTTCTAAATCAATGGAAATTAGTGGTAATTTTGGAGCTTTATCTAGTATTGGACTTATTATTAATGGTGTATTAACGGCTTTATTAGCTCCTTACATTATTTCGTTTTTAAGTCTATGGATAGAATTTTAA